In Malus sylvestris chromosome 16, drMalSylv7.2, whole genome shotgun sequence, the following are encoded in one genomic region:
- the LOC126606410 gene encoding arabinosyltransferase XEG113-like isoform X2 — protein sequence MVFYDPPEYYDAPGGFLSFKPSIPKSLLLDGEHNVKSHFSLINYQIKQIRMALAIASLLNRTLVMPPLWCRLDKLWFPHPGVLEGSITRHPFICPLDHVFEVNVMLKELPEEIFGPQIGIREYSFFDNPLMPKQVKESWLDVQLCQERTRGCVALNTTSPLGALRFPRRSNEEMFKTVFSSFKDVKIIQFSSMQDAFAGFTDKAREEKFRNRAKRYVGIWCCVAEHTPGHIYYDMYWDEKPGWIPIPPRTPEDDHPPP from the exons ATGGTTTTCTATGACCCACCAGAATACTATGATGCACCAG GAGGTTTTTTGTCATTTAAGCCGTCTATTCCTAAGAGCTTGTTGCTAGATGGGGAGCATAATGTTAAATCACATTTTTCTCTTATTAATTACCAA ATAAAACAGATAAGGATGGCTCTTGCTATTGCTTCTTTgttgaatcgaaccttg GTGATGCCTCCACTGTGGTGCAGGTTGGATAAGCTGTGGTTTCCCCATCCTGGTGTTCTTGAGGGATCTATCACTCGACACCCTTTTATTTGCCCTCTAGATCATGTATTTGAG GTGAATGTCATGCTTAAGGAATTGCCAGAGGAGATATTTGGGCCCCAAATCGGTATTAGAGAATACTCATTCTTTGACAATCCATTGATGCCAAAACAG gTGAAAGAATCATGGCTTGATGTCCAGCTTTGTCAAGAAAGAACCCGAGGCTGTGTTGCTTTAAACACTACCAGCCCTTTAGGAGCACTCAGATTTCCAAGGAGAAGCAACGAAGAAATG TTCAAGACAGTATTCTCCTCATTCAAGGATGTAAAAATAATTCAGTTTTCTTCTATGCAAGATGCATTCGCAGGTTTCACCGACAAG GCAAGGGAAGAGAAATTCAGGAACCGTGCGAAGCGGTATGTTGGTATATGGTGCTGTGTGGCCGAACACACTCCTGGTCACATATACTATGACATGTACTGGGATGAGAAACCAGGTTGGATACCTATCCCTCCTCGAACCCCTGAGGATGATCACCCACCACCGTGA
- the LOC126606410 gene encoding arabinosyltransferase XEG113-like isoform X1, protein MVFYDPPEYYDAPGGFLSFKPSIPKSLLLDGEHNVKSHFSLINYQIKQIRMALAIASLLNRTLVMPPLWCRLDKLWFPHPGVLEGSITRHPFICPLDHVFEVNVMLKELPEEIFGPQIGIREYSFFDNPLMPKQVKESWLDVQLCQERTRGCVALNTTSPLGALRFPRRSNEEMFKTVFSSFKDVKIIQFSSMQDAFAGFTDKARQGKRNSGTVRSGMLVYGAVWPNTLLVTYTMTCTGMRNQVGYLSLLEPLRMITHHRET, encoded by the exons ATGGTTTTCTATGACCCACCAGAATACTATGATGCACCAG GAGGTTTTTTGTCATTTAAGCCGTCTATTCCTAAGAGCTTGTTGCTAGATGGGGAGCATAATGTTAAATCACATTTTTCTCTTATTAATTACCAA ATAAAACAGATAAGGATGGCTCTTGCTATTGCTTCTTTgttgaatcgaaccttg GTGATGCCTCCACTGTGGTGCAGGTTGGATAAGCTGTGGTTTCCCCATCCTGGTGTTCTTGAGGGATCTATCACTCGACACCCTTTTATTTGCCCTCTAGATCATGTATTTGAG GTGAATGTCATGCTTAAGGAATTGCCAGAGGAGATATTTGGGCCCCAAATCGGTATTAGAGAATACTCATTCTTTGACAATCCATTGATGCCAAAACAG gTGAAAGAATCATGGCTTGATGTCCAGCTTTGTCAAGAAAGAACCCGAGGCTGTGTTGCTTTAAACACTACCAGCCCTTTAGGAGCACTCAGATTTCCAAGGAGAAGCAACGAAGAAATG TTCAAGACAGTATTCTCCTCATTCAAGGATGTAAAAATAATTCAGTTTTCTTCTATGCAAGATGCATTCGCAGGTTTCACCGACAAG GCCAGGCAAGGGAAGAGAAATTCAGGAACCGTGCGAAGCGGTATGTTGGTATATGGTGCTGTGTGGCCGAACACACTCCTGGTCACATATACTATGACATGTACTGGGATGAGAAACCAGGTTGGATACCTATCCCTCCTCGAACCCCTGAGGATGATCACCCACCACCGTGAAACCTAG